In one Dunckerocampus dactyliophorus isolate RoL2022-P2 chromosome 9, RoL_Ddac_1.1, whole genome shotgun sequence genomic region, the following are encoded:
- the LOC129187184 gene encoding oocyte zinc finger protein XlCOF8.4-like isoform X1: MVQTCCVINCHNRSRDRSGDKKDGVTFFPFPTWKQSQGAVICELTKRRRMAWIAAVRRPHITFDAITRHMLVCSRHFHTGRPAYEMDESHPDWAPSLHLGHTEVEAADKRLHITLYEEELSPTREENERLRQQLEAVCKTRVVLHVEDIQQLIGGQGECSPQPQGGGATLEQEEPQPVKEEEEGLEPAHIKEEEEEPQPPYVKEEEEELSITQEGEHLLGPEEADLTRLPLTGVSVKTEDPEDKPPESSQLHHSPSEEMREAEPSCSSSLQHMTTEADVDHCGGSQADNLLAPLSDSDDTTSHSPEGEDSDFNQESLSSDTDCEGDMMTHTGNKHSESSKKKTGKRFNCSVCDKILSCQSLLTRHMRTHTGEKPFSCSDCGKRFSLKTNMQRHMRTHTGEKPFSCSDCGKRFNLKTNMQLHRRTHTGEKPFSCSDCGKLFTQKTTMQIHMRTHIGEKPFSCSYCGKHFTHKTTMQSHMRTHTGEKPFSCSDCGKSFTHKPNMQSHMRTHTGEKPFSCSDCGKHFYRKAHMESHMRTHTGEKLFS, encoded by the exons ATGGTGCAGACGTGTTGTGTTATTAACTGCCACAATCGTTCACGCGATCGCTCCGGGGATAAAAAGGATGgggtgacatttttcccatttccaACGTGGAAGCAAAGCCAAGGAGCTGTGATCTGTGAGCTAACGAAGAGACGCCGAATGGCCTGGATAGCAGCCGTGAGACGACCACACATCACTTTCGACGCCATCACCCGAcacatgttggtgtgttcacGGCATTTTCACACTG GGAGACCAGCTTATGAAATGGATGAAAGCCATCCAGACTGGGCACCCTCATTGCATCTCGGACACACGGAGGTGGAAGCTGCAGATAAGAGACTACACATAACAttgtacgaggaggaactttctccaacaagagaggagaacgagcggcTACGACAGCAACTGGAAGCTGTTTGCAAAACTCGAGTTGTGCTCCACGTTGAAG acatccagcagctgattggtgGTCAAGGAGAATGTTCCCCTCAGCCACAGGGGGGGGGCGCCACATTGGAGCAAGAGGAGCCACAGcctgttaaagaggaagaagagggccTAGAGCCcgcccacattaaagaggaagaagaggagccacagcccccctacgttaaagaggaagaggaagaactctccatcactcaggagggagagcatcttctagggccagaggaggctgatctcaccaggttgccactgactggtgtctctgtgaagaccgaagaccctgaagacaaaccacctgagtcctcacagcttcatcatagtccaagtgaggagatgagagaggcggagccttcatgcagcagctcactgcaacacatgacaacagaagctgatgttgaccactgtggaggatcacaagcagacaacctcttagctccactgtcagatagtgacgacacaacgtcacactctcctgaaggTGAAGACAGCGACTTCAACCAAGAATCtctgagcagcgatacagattgtgaaggtgatatgatgactcacactggcaacaaacactctgaaagctctaaaaagaagacaggtaaacgttttaactgctcagtttgtgataaaatACTTTCTTGTCAGAGTCTTTTGActcgacacatgagaacgcacacaggagaaaaaccttttagttgctcagactgtggtaaacgcttcagtctaaagacaaacatgcaaagacacatgagaacacacacaggagaaaaaccttttagttgctcagactgtggtaaacgcttcaatttaaagacaaacatgcaattacacaggagaacgcacacaggagaaaaacctttcagttgctcagactgtggtaaactaTTCACTCAAAAGACAACCATGCaaatacacatgagaacgcacataggagaaaaaccttttagttgctcatacTGTGGTAAACACTTCACTCACAAGACAACCAtgcaatcacacatgagaacgcacacaggagaaaaacctttcagttgctcagactgcggCAAAAGCTTCACTCACAAGCCAAACATGCAATCACACAtgcgaacacacacaggagaaaaacctttcagttgctcagactgtggtaaacacTTCTATCGAAAGGCACACATggaatcacacatgagaacacacacaggagaaaaactttttagttag
- the LOC129187184 gene encoding uncharacterized protein LOC129187184 isoform X3, with translation MVQTCCVINCHNRSRDRSGDKKDGVTFFPFPTWKQSQGAVICELTKRRRMAWIAAVRRPHITFDAITRHMLVCSRHFHTGRPAYEMDESHPDWAPSLHLGHTEVEAADKRLHITLYEEELSPTREENERLRQQLEAVCKTRVVLHVEDIQQLIGGQGECSPQPQGGGATLEQEEPQPVKEEEEGLEPAHIKEEEEEPQPPYVKEEEEELSITQEGEHLLGPEEADLTRLPLTGVSVKTEDPEDKPPESSQLHHSPSEEMREAEPSCSSSLQHMTTEADVDHCGGSQADNLLAPLSDSDDTTSHSPEGEDSDFNQESLSSDTDCEDIHSWLVIKKNILLSHRGGRVRTLTD, from the exons ATGGTGCAGACGTGTTGTGTTATTAACTGCCACAATCGTTCACGCGATCGCTCCGGGGATAAAAAGGATGgggtgacatttttcccatttccaACGTGGAAGCAAAGCCAAGGAGCTGTGATCTGTGAGCTAACGAAGAGACGCCGAATGGCCTGGATAGCAGCCGTGAGACGACCACACATCACTTTCGACGCCATCACCCGAcacatgttggtgtgttcacGGCATTTTCACACTG GGAGACCAGCTTATGAAATGGATGAAAGCCATCCAGACTGGGCACCCTCATTGCATCTCGGACACACGGAGGTGGAAGCTGCAGATAAGAGACTACACATAACAttgtacgaggaggaactttctccaacaagagaggagaacgagcggcTACGACAGCAACTGGAAGCTGTTTGCAAAACTCGAGTTGTGCTCCACGTTGAAG acatccagcagctgattggtgGTCAAGGAGAATGTTCCCCTCAGCCACAGGGGGGGGGCGCCACATTGGAGCAAGAGGAGCCACAGcctgttaaagaggaagaagagggccTAGAGCCcgcccacattaaagaggaagaagaggagccacagcccccctacgttaaagaggaagaggaagaactctccatcactcaggagggagagcatcttctagggccagaggaggctgatctcaccaggttgccactgactggtgtctctgtgaagaccgaagaccctgaagacaaaccacctgagtcctcacagcttcatcatagtccaagtgaggagatgagagaggcggagccttcatgcagcagctcactgcaacacatgacaacagaagctgatgttgaccactgtggaggatcacaagcagacaacctcttagctccactgtcagatagtgacgacacaacgtcacactctcctgaaggTGAAGACAGCGACTTCAACCAAGAATCtctgagcagcgatacagattgtgaag
- the LOC129187187 gene encoding gastrula zinc finger protein XlCGF57.1-like, which yields MRDGEPQPPYVKEDGEEPQPPCVKVEEEELQPTHIKEEEEPQPTHIKEEEEERQPPYVKEEEEELSITQEGEHLLGPEEADLTRLPLTGVSVKIEDPEDKPPESSQLHHSPSEEMREAEPSCSSSLQHMTTEADGDHCGGSQADNLLAPLSDSDDTTSHSPEGEDSDFTQESLSSDTDCEGDMMTHTGNKHSESSKKKTGKRFNCSVCDKRFSHKSHLARHMRTHTGEKPFSCSDCGKRFTLKTHMQLHMRTHTGEKPFSCSDCGKRFTQKAHMQLHMRTHTGEKPFSCSDCGKCFTEKAPMQRHMRTHTGEKLFNCSDCGKSFTQKTHMRLHVRMHTGEKPFICSDCGKRFTQKTHMQSHMRTHTGEKPFSCSNCGDAFSWRSSLIRHMQSH from the coding sequence ATGAGAGACggggagccacagcccccctatgttaaagaggatggggaggagccacagcccccctgtGTTAaggtggaagaggaggagctgcagcctacccacattaaagaggaagaggagccacagcccacccacattaaagaggaagaggaggagcgacagcccccctatgttaaagaggaagaggaagaactctccatcactcaggagggagagcatcttctagggccggaggaggctgatctcaccaggttgccactgactggtgtctctgtgaagatcGAAGAccctgaagacaaaccacctgagtcctcacagcttcatcatagtccaagtgaggagatgagagaggcggagccttcatgcagcagctcactgcaacacatgacaacagaagctgatggagaccactgtggaggatcacaagcagacaacctcttagctccactgtcagatagtgacgacacaacgtcacactctcctgaaggTGAAGACAGCGACTTCACCCAAGAATCtctgagcagcgatacagactgtgaaggtgatatgatgactcacactggcaacaaacactctgaaagctctaaaaagaagacaggtaaacgttttaactgctcagtttgtgataaaagattttCTCATAAGAGCCATTTGGCTCGACACATGAGAacccacacaggagaaaaaccttttagttgctcagactgcggtaaacgcttcactttaaagacacacatgcaattacatatgagaacacacacaggagaaaaaccttttagttgctcagactgtggcaaACGCTTCACTCAAAAGGCACACATGCAATTAcatatgagaacacacacaggagaaaaaccttttagttgctcagactgtggaaAATGCTTCACTGAAAAGGCACccatgcaaagacacatgaggacacacacaggagaaaaactttttaattgctcagactgtggtaaaagctTCACTCAAAAGACACACATGCGATTACACGTGAGaatgcacacaggagaaaaaccatttatttgctcagactgtggcaaACGTTTCACTCAAAAGACACACAtgcaatcacacatgagaacacacacaggagaaaaaccttttagttgctcaaatTGTGGCGACGCATTTTCTTGGAGGTCCTCTTTGataagacacatgcagagtcacTGA
- the LOC129187188 gene encoding gastrula zinc finger protein XlCGF57.1-like, producing the protein MRDVEPQPPYVKEDGEEPQPPCVKVEEEELQSTHVKEEEEPQPTHIKEEEEEPQPPYVKEEEEELSITQEGEHLLGPEEADLTRLPLTGVSVKTEDPEDKPPESSQLHHSPSEEMREAEPSCSSSLQHMTTEADGDHCGGSQADNLLAPLSDSDDTTSHSPEGEDSDFTQESLSSDTDCEGDMMTHTGNKHSESSKKKTGKRFNCSVCDKRFSCKSHLAQHMRTHTGKKPFSCSDCGKHFTKKSNMHSHMRTHTGEKPFSCTDCGKRFNRKTHVKSHMRTHTGEKPFSCSDCGKHFTKKSNMHSHMRTHTGEKPFSCSDCGKRFTFKTNMQSHVRTHIGEKPFSCSDCGTRFTQKSAMQSHMRTHTGEKPFSCSYCGDTFSWKSVLKRHMQSH; encoded by the coding sequence atgagagatgtggagccacagcccccctatgttaaagaggatggggaggagccacagcccccctgtGTTAaggtggaagaggaggagctgcAGTCCAcccacgttaaagaggaagaggagccacagcccacccacattaaagaagaagaggaggagccacagcccccctatgttaaagaggaagaggaagaactctccatcactcaggagggagagcatcttttagggccagaggaggctgatctcaccaggttgccactgactggtgtctctgtgaagaccgaagaccctgaagacaaaccacctgagtcctcacagcttcatcatagtccaagtgaggagatgagagaggcggagccttcatgcagcagctcactgcaacacatgacaacagaagctgatggagaccactgtggaggatcacaagcagacaacctcttagctccactgtcagatagtgacgacacaacgtcacactctcctgaaggTGAAGACAGCGACTTCACCCAAGAATCtctgagcagcgatacagactgtgaaggtgatatgatgactcacactggcaacaaacactctgaaagctctaaaaagaagacaggtaaacgttttaactgctcagtttgtgataaaagattttCTTGTAAGAGTCATTTGGctcaacacatgagaacacacacaggaaaaaaaccttttagttgctcagattGTGGTAAACACTTCACTAAAAAGTCAAACATGCattcacacatgagaacacacacaggagaaaaacctttttcttgcacagactgtggtaaacgctttAATCGGAAGACACACGTGAAATctcacatgagaacacacacaggagaaaaaccttttagttgctcagactgtggtaaacacttcactaaaaagtcaaacatgcattcacacatgagaacacacacaggagaaaaaccttttagttgctctgACTGCGGTAAACGCTTCACtttcaaaacaaacatgcaatcaCACGTGAGAACGCATataggagaaaaacctttcagttgctcagactgtggtacaCGCTTCACTCAAAAGTCAGCGAtgcaatcacacatgagaacacacacaggagaaaaaccttttagttgctcatatTGTGGTGACACATTTTCTTGGAAGTCCgttttgaaaagacacatgcagagtcacTGA
- the LOC129187180 gene encoding zinc finger protein 135-like isoform X1 encodes MVQTCCVINCHNRSRDRSGDKKDGVTFFPFPTWKQSQGAVICELTKRRRMAWIAAVRRPHITFDAITRHMLVCSRHFHTGRPAYEMDESHPDWAPSLHLGHTEVEAADKRLHITLYEEELSPTREENERLRQQLEAVCKTRVVLHVEDIQQLIGGQGECSPQPQGGGATLEQEEPQPVKEEEEGLEPAHIKEEEEEPQPPYVKEEEEELSITQEGEHLLGPEEADLTRLPLTGVSVKTEDPDDKPPESSQLHHSPSEEMREAEPSCSSSLQHMTTEADGDHCGGSQADNLLAPLSDSDDTTSHSPEGEDSDFNQESVSGDTDCEGDMMTHTGNKHSESSKKKTSKRFNCSVCDKIFSRKGNLAQHMRTHAGEKLFSCSDCGKNFTQKIQMLSHMKTHTGEKPFSCSNCFKSFTQKVHMVSHMKTHTGEKPFSCSNCGKGFSQKVHMASHMRIHTGEKPFSCSDCGKRFTHKINMVSHMRRHTGEKPFTCSDCGKCFTQKTTLVAHRRTHTGEKPFTCSDCGKSFTQKATMVSHMRTHTGEKPFTCLNCGKSFTQKATLVSHMRRHREKAF; translated from the exons ATGGTGCAGACGTGTTGTGTTATTAACTGCCACAATCGTTCACGCGATCGCTCCGGGGATAAAAAGGATGgggtgacatttttcccatttccaACGTGGAAGCAAAGCCAAGGAGCTGTGATCTGTGAGCTAACGAAGAGACGCCGAATGGCCTGGATAGCAGCCGTGAGACGACCACACATCACTTTCGACGCCATCACCCGAcacatgttggtgtgttcacGGCATTTTCACACTG GGAGACCAGCTTATGAAATGGATGAAAGCCATCCAGACTGGGCACCCTCATTGCATCTCGGACACACGGAGGTGGAAGCTGCAGATAAGAGACTACACATAACAttgtacgaggaggaactttctccaacaagagaggagaacgagcggcTACGACAGCAACTGGAAGCTGTTTGCAAAACTCGAGTTGTGCTCCACGTTGAAG acatccagcagctgattggtgGTCAAGGAGAATGTTCCCCTCAGCCACAGGGGGGGGGCGCCACATTGGAGCAAGAGGAGCCACAGcctgttaaagaggaagaagagggccTAGAGCCcgcccacattaaagaggaagaagaggagccacagcccccctacgttaaagaggaagaggaagaactctccatcactcaggagggagagcatcttctagggccagaggaggctgatctcaccaggttgccactgactggtgtctctgtgaagaccgaaGACCCTGatgacaaaccacctgagtcctcacagcttcatcatagtccaagtgaggagatgagagaggcggagccttcatgcagcagctcactgcaacacatgacaacagaagctgatggagaccactgtggaggatcacaagcagacaacctcttagctccactgtcagatagtgacgacacaacgtcacactctcctgaaggTGAAGACAGCGACTTCAACCAAGAATCTGTGAGCGgcgatacagactgtgaaggtgatatgatgactcacactggcaacaaacactctgaaagctctaaaaagaagacaagTAAACGTTTtaactgctcagtttgtgataaaatATTTTCTCGCAAGGGTAATTTGGCtcaacacatgagaacgcatgCAGGAGAAAAACttttcagttgctcagactgtggtaaaaatTTCACTCAAAAGATACAAATGTTATCAcatatgaaaacacacactggagaaaaaccttttagttgctcaaacTGTTTTAAAAGTTTCACTCAAAAGGTACatatggtatcacacatgaaaacacacactggagaaaaaccttttagttgctcaaacTGTGGTAAAGGTTTCAGTCAAAAGGTACATATGGcatcacacatgagaatacacacaggagaaaaaccttttagttgctcagattGTGGTAAGCGCTTCACTCACAAAATAAatatggtatcacacatgagaagacacacaggagaaaaaccttttacttgctcagactgtggtaaatgtTTCACACAAAAGACAACTTTGGTAGCACACagaagaacacacacaggagaaaaaccttttacttgctcagactgtggaaaaagtttcacACAAAAGGCAACTATGGTATCGcatatgagaacacacacaggagagaaaccttttacctgCTTAAACTGTGGTAAAAGTTTCACACAAAAGGCAACTTTGGTATCACATATGAGAAGACACAGGGAAAAAGcattttag
- the LOC129187180 gene encoding uncharacterized protein LOC129187180 isoform X2, which yields MVQTCCVINCHNRSRDRSGDKKDGVTFFPFPTWKQSQGAVICELTKRRRMAWIAAVRRPHITFDAITRHMLVCSRHFHTGRPAYEMDESHPDWAPSLHLGHTEVEAADKRLHITLYEEELSPTREENERLRQQLEAVCKTRVVLHVEDIQQLIGGQGECSPQPQGGGATLEQEEPQPVKEEEEGLEPAHIKEEEEEPQPPYVKEEEEELSITQEGEHLLGPEEADLTRLPLTGVSVKTEDPDDKPPESSQLHHSPSEEMREAEPSCSSSLQHMTTEADGDHCGGSQADNLLAPLSDSDDTTSHSPEGEDSDFNQESVSGDTDCEGYTLEPTPADFGREAGDILDWSRANRRSGK from the exons ATGGTGCAGACGTGTTGTGTTATTAACTGCCACAATCGTTCACGCGATCGCTCCGGGGATAAAAAGGATGgggtgacatttttcccatttccaACGTGGAAGCAAAGCCAAGGAGCTGTGATCTGTGAGCTAACGAAGAGACGCCGAATGGCCTGGATAGCAGCCGTGAGACGACCACACATCACTTTCGACGCCATCACCCGAcacatgttggtgtgttcacGGCATTTTCACACTG GGAGACCAGCTTATGAAATGGATGAAAGCCATCCAGACTGGGCACCCTCATTGCATCTCGGACACACGGAGGTGGAAGCTGCAGATAAGAGACTACACATAACAttgtacgaggaggaactttctccaacaagagaggagaacgagcggcTACGACAGCAACTGGAAGCTGTTTGCAAAACTCGAGTTGTGCTCCACGTTGAAG acatccagcagctgattggtgGTCAAGGAGAATGTTCCCCTCAGCCACAGGGGGGGGGCGCCACATTGGAGCAAGAGGAGCCACAGcctgttaaagaggaagaagagggccTAGAGCCcgcccacattaaagaggaagaagaggagccacagcccccctacgttaaagaggaagaggaagaactctccatcactcaggagggagagcatcttctagggccagaggaggctgatctcaccaggttgccactgactggtgtctctgtgaagaccgaaGACCCTGatgacaaaccacctgagtcctcacagcttcatcatagtccaagtgaggagatgagagaggcggagccttcatgcagcagctcactgcaacacatgacaacagaagctgatggagaccactgtggaggatcacaagcagacaacctcttagctccactgtcagatagtgacgacacaacgtcacactctcctgaaggTGAAGACAGCGACTTCAACCAAGAATCTGTGAGCGgcgatacagactgtgaag ggtacacactggagcctaccccagctgactttgggcgagaggcgggggacATCTTGGACTGGTCGCGAGCCAATCGCAGGTCTGGAAAGTAG